GATCAGACCAACAGCCagacaaataattaaaaaaaaaaaaaagctttctttttttcctcttcgtTCAACAAACTGTCTGGTGCTTCCATAATGCTAACAATGATGACAAATTATACCAACCATAATTATAACAGCGATAATGACGGTAATAGATCTATAACAATAGCATTATGGATATATATATcgatagattttttttactaatttttttcttttttattgctgCACGTCATTTTTTGGGTGGTTACTTTGTTACATGCACTGATACGAGTGGCTGAATGCATGTTTGCTCGACGCACCTCAGCCTCGAGAAGCAAGGTGAAGGAGTTTGTTGTGAGGGGCGGCAGTGTagagagaggaagacaggacAGGGACCCTTTTGATAGCAAAACCAATATCCTTGTGAAGATCTGGGGACAACGCTTCTGTAGGGCTGGGCGATATAACATGGAGTATCAGACTGACAGACGGGGCTGTGAAGCTGAGACAAGAGCGCATCACAGGGACATTTTTCGTGAAGAATCACCACCGCCTTGTGTTTTACATAAAGCCACACAAGCTTCCAGCTCCATATCTGCTTGTTGGTTCCGTTCCTTGTGTGTCAACACAAGCCCGTCgctcaaaacaaactaaattgACTTGTCAAGTGGTAACATTTTGGATTCAAAATTAAAAAGGGCCGTGATACAATGCTTTGTCAACATATACTTTCAAATGAGAAAATACATAGGGGACATGAATTGAGGACCacatcgcccatccctacctCTCTAGAATAGACAAGAGCACGGCAAGCACCGTTCTTTCTTGGGACGTTCACAACGTATTCCCATGAAGCCGAAAAGATATTGCACAATTTACCGGACACTGTCAGTAAAACAGCGACAGGGGATCAAAATTACAAGCGTCATTTCAAATTTCAACATTGGTTTCCTTAGTTGGGGCCAAGCATGACAGTGACCAGATTGTTTTCAAGCAGAAATCCTTAAGTATATACTCGGTTTAACACACGGATCAATGTGGCGCAGATGTATTGTGTGACCAACAttcaattaaacaacaaaagtgAAAGATCAATTGCTCTGTTCTTGAAGGGAATTTCTTAAATTTGGTTTGCTGCAAAACCCAGGCCATCACGTGTTGAGGGCAACTATACTTTGGTTCTTAAAAACATTCAACGGAGACTGATGTTTTTTTACAGGCAGGTCAGAATTAAAGAAGCCTCGAAGGACACGTCACCTCAAGCGTGTGTCAATGACCTTCACACGTTTCTCAACACCTACAGGTCTGGTAAGAAAACGCAGCGagcgaaaagaaaaaaagaacagataACTTCTAACTGTGCTTGTGTCGATCTGGTACAAGGATGTGACGTAGCTGTGGCTTCGTTTTGTcacaaacaaatttacaaacgaGAGGAAACGTCCTTAAAAGGCTTTGCACCGACGCCGTCCCTCACAGGCACATGGTCCGACACAGTACTACGACTACGGTGTACTCATCACATCGCTCTTCCCTTCACcccatcaccttcatctccacAGAGACCCAAGTGCGACTTATTTGTGAGAGAGCTCACATCGAGGTGGGAGGGGGCCGGGGGTATCGGGCAAACTTGGGTTGGTCAGCGCTCCCAAATGATCATTGACAGAGTTGTGCCAGAGCGCCGAGCTCATCTTGTATTGTCGCCCGGGAAACAATGATCCAACATAGTGCAGAAGAGGATGTTCAATTGGTTACGGGCAATAATTCAGTACTTACATGAACAATGAAGCGCTCTAACAATGCCATTTAAAATATAGGTTAGGAAAATTGCGGTAAAGGTTCAAATCTCTATGTTGGCTAAGCATATTCCATCTCTAACTGAAGCAATGGTAGAATGATTAGATTAGAAGATGTTTCAACATTGAAAagtagaaagaaaaacacatttgcacaATTGAttaaaattgactttttttttctccagtctCTGGCTATATACACACAGAAACTGAGGATTTACGTTAATATGACCATTACTGTTAGTTAGGTTGATTAAAGGGTGGGGGCAGCCCAAAGAGAAAAATACAGTCAGTAGAAACTACTCTAGAGCTCAGGAGAAGCTGGGGGGGAGGTGGAAGAGTGGAAACTGTGCCTGCGGATACAAGTGTGTGCGTCTCTCATTCGCTGCGAGACGCATATTCTCTACAATAAGAAACAGATATTGGAGAAAAGTGACAGACTGCAGAGGAAGATCAGGGGGAGAGGTGTTGGAATGACAAGCTAAAAAACACCGATCAATCTTCTatcaaaactaaaacaaacacgGAGCAGAATAGGGCGGTTTCGCCGTGACGTGTGACCACACTAGCTAACCGAGAATTCAGGGTCGAACATCTACATACGTCAGTGTGCAtgtctgagtgtgtgactgTCTTCGAGAAGTTGACCGAAGCCGGGACTTGGGGTACTACAGTCAGGAGAATGTGTTACCAACGGTCTTGGATGAACTGACAACCACTCCACTGGGAACTGCACAAAATCACTTCAGCACTAAAGCAGAGAATGTTGCTGCGAACAAATGTTCTGATgaggaaatgtgtgtttgtgagtgtgtgtgtgtgtgtttccataaACGGCAAACAAGTCGAGAGGCTATCATGGAACAGGGCCTCTCTTTCTTGCCGCAAAGAAGCCATCGTCTAACAAAGTACTGCCGCAATACACATGTATACTAATGTCAAAGCTGAAAACAGATAAGTACGTGACCCTCAGTAGTTCTGGACTCAACATCGTGGTCAGTGGAGCTATATTCTAAGCGTCGTCTTGGACTCTATTGTATTGCAGTCTTGTTAAAAGCCTGGAACTGTAACCTATAAACACCTATCACGCTTGGCGATATATGTTTCGTCCCCATTGAGAAAAACTTCAGGTGGAATCAGGTGTTGGTGCGGCGTGACGAGTGCAGACAAACACTCACACCGGGGTCAACAATCGGTCTTTGACTGTCATGGCAAGTGTTGATAACAGAGGAGATGTCTAACATGACTGCATGGATGCTTCACAAAGAGCCAGGGGTCTGTCGTCGCCCCTGGAGGATTTCAATTTAGATTGTTAGAGTACGTCATGAAAATATCTAGAAAATCCAGTGTTTCTAGCCGATTTGCCTCTCCAAGTAGCATCCGCAATCTCTGTGATCAGAGACATTTCAATGGCAATGGCCAGTGCTGCACAAGAAGCCGTTTACAGTTGGCCTTCTACTGTCAGCAAGGGGTGACAACAACAGTTTTCATTTCTCGGCGGCTTTTCACACCGCGCACTCCGTCTCCAGACAAAGCGCCTTTGGTTGAAAAGTCCGAACCGGGTTTTGGCCGCGAACTTGAGGCGGTCCGACGGACTCGGGCGGAATCCGcggtgtgaaaagcccctgagTAGATCTAAAGAGATGTACCACAGCTCTGCCTCACAAACACCAGGCTTTTGACGACTGTGCTATCATCATCACTAAATGGTGGAGGGACTGGCACCACACTTGTACAGACACCTCAGCAAGTGCCTTGATGGACAAGTCAGGAGTCCATTTAGCTTATAGTTTCTTTGTGAATGTGTGGTGTTCTTCTGCGCCGGCAGGCAGTAGCTACCATCCACATTCGTTTCCATCCATTGCTGAGAAGCAATTCTCTTTGAGTTTTTGGCCTTGACCTCAAAAGGTGCCTCCAACTTTTTCATATCTTGAATCACCTGGCAGAGGAATTCCAGTgtggttttacatttttttttctcacaaagTGCCTCTTCATGTGAAACCACTCTGTTCACATTCTGACGTCTAACAAATAGGTCTCTGGCTTTACACGTGGCTCAACATGCCACAATGATTTTAGGTGCGCGTCAAACGCCACCTAACAGACTTGATTCCACTGTCCAGGGGCTAATTCAGGTTCAATATAGTTAAATACAACATTAAGTGCTTCTGTTGGAAGAGTACAATCAAAGCTTTAGGAAAAGGGGATCAGGGAAGGGGCGTATAATATGCACTTTTTAGGAGACAAAGGTAAAACCTGCATACGTTAAGGGCTTAAGGTGCGTAACTTTTGGTGAGTTCTTAGCACGGCTTAACTGTTCACCATGCTACGAGCGTCAAACAAAGATAGCAAGACAATACCAACATGGTGCACAACTGCTCCAGTGGTAGATGGCCATCAACTCAATAAGGGGACACGGAAAATGCAAACACGTCATGTGAAGCAATATGAATGGCCGACACGGTACAATGGGGCATGGCGTGGGTTGTGCACATCTCTGTTATGGTCTATATTCTCACACGTCTAAGTCAAAATACAATGTGCACTCCTGCACATCAGACCTTACAGGAGATCACTACGACAACAAACTGGACCAACAGAAAATTGCCACAGAGAGTGGCAGGTGTCTAGATGCTGCAACCATGGAAACCGCATCAATTCAGTCACAACTATTACAACATTTTTGTGCAGAGATTAAAGCAATGGggaaaaaatttaaaaaaggaaaatccaAACCATACCATTATGCAAAACATGAGGGCCATCATGGGGGGAAGGTGTTTTGTAGGTGAAGCTTTAAGCtaatttatattaatttatagTGGGGCAATAGGGCTCTGGAGGGTTGGGGCATTTTAAGACTCATAGATAAAACCTCttataaaacaatgtaaaaccACATAAGAAAACTAAAAGGGATTTCACTGCCCTGGCTACTGACTACTGAAGTTTACCACAAAGAGCAACAGAGGAATTGTAATCATACCAGCCACCGGTCTCTGCTCTCTGTGGTAATGTGCACAGTCAGCAAATAGGGCCAAAAAACAGGGAAAGGCAGTCGAACACAGATGATTCTCACAGCACTGCATCCTGGCAAGGACACCATTACTCTTCCGTCTGTAACGCTCCATCTGATGGGCAGTCATCAAGGCAACAAGGGGGCTCCACTTCTACCCCTTCAGATTGGTTGTCTCTGCTGGCTAAGGCACAAGGGATTGGCTGGACCAGAGGGGCCAGCTCCAGGGGCTGGCCGATGGCAGACGCAGCCGAGCCGCCATTCAGCTGCTGAATCGCTACCTCGGGCGGGGGTTCCGCTTCATCTGAGGACTTCGGGGGACTACTGGTTGGTGGAGGTGACATCTAAGAGAAGACAGCCATTGAAAACAGAAGCAAGATTAGATGCAAAGACAATGCATGTTCACAAGTgacaggctgatgaggcttcgtggaacagtgtcccaattttcagagcccacttggTGGCACACTCAACTCTAAAATCTTTAGATTTGcaacgaaacctcacattatcTTGAAACCAAGAGCACaaccaactgagctctgaaaataaggacactgtttcatgaggcgtAGGTGGTCAAAATCCAAGAGTTGGTGGCCTCTGTACTCGGGAAGCTTGCTATTTTAAGACAACGTGCATTCTTTAAGCCAAACTAATCTGAGTCTGTGTTTGTGGGCGGGTTTCAGTGAAACCCGAAACAACGCCAAACTAAATCCTTTAATGAAGACAGAGCTGGTCGGACCTCCTTCCCCGCCATGTTTTGTTTGGTATCTTCGGTGCGTGTGTCCAGAACGGGCTGCTCGCAGATTTGTTATTTAAAGTGATTGTTCAAGTGAACACAAGATGGTTTCGTTTAAAATTCAGTAAAGTGTAACAGCAGTGACACGTGGTTATCTAAAGAAGAGTATATGCAATTCACTAtttgttgatcatttggctTATTTCAAGTAGGGCTGTTTTTGCAGAGTACTGAGTGATGAAAAAGTGCCATACCTGTGGTCTGCCAGCCACCGCTTTCTTTCCTCCTCGAAGCTTGGTAGGAATCTCTTTCCCCCTTCTGTCCATaagaaaaatattgcatttcatttcagtattttgaaataaagtattTTAAATAAGATTTCCACTCACCCCTTTCCTGCTCCCACTGAAACCACCTGCATGTTAAAGCCGCCCCTCCCACGAACTGGTTTGTTTCCAGCCCATTGACCAACAACCATTCCAGCAATCTCCAGTTTTCCTCCTTGTGGAGGAATGGACTGGATACCTGaaggataaaaagaacattctTTTGATTCTTTGCGAACTCATTCCCACTATGCAGACTGAAATGTCGGAATGCCACAGTACCTGGGAAAGCTCTGGGTCTGTGCGGAGCGGGGTGGTGGGGGTGATGATGAGGCGGCATGGCGCCCATTGGACGAGGTGGGTAGAGAGGAGGCATCGGGTAAAATGGGGGCACCATGGTGGGCGGCAGgaaagcaggaggaggaagaggcgggGGAAGAGGCGGTGGGCGTGAAAGATTGATTCCCTCCAGGATGGCGAGACGCATCTTTTCCACTTTTGAAACCAGCTCCTCCTGCCGATGAGAGAAGACGGGAAATCATGagatcattaaaaaataaataaaaacactgagaGCGCAGACCTGTACTACCAAGCTCAACTGCATTCATAGTATGACTTTGAATGAGGGAAAGCCAATTCCAGACATTGAATGTTAAAGGTTGGATCATCACTAAAAGGTAGCCTCCACTGtgcaggtgtcaaactgaatcccaaaatGGCCATGTGGGTGTAGGCTTTTGAAAGACATTCTAAAATatctttttcattctttttcaaCAATCATAGACACTCTGTCCATCAAGTTTGAGAAAATTTGAAACGCAAAATGAATTCCAAACTCAAGTCATGGCTTCAGAGAATCCATCCACACCCATAAAGCATGTTCACACAAAAGTGTCATACCTGCCCCTCGCACATGTCCAGCAGAGCCGCACGATCACGAGCAGCGCGGGACAATTTGCTCTGGAACAGTTTTCCATCGAAGAATCCCCAAGGGCAGCAGTGCTCCCATGGCAAGGGCTGGCCACACACGTCGTTGATGAACAGAGCTGTGTCAACGCCAGCCATGAACAGGGCAGCAAGCTGAACGCCACGAGCGTCGACCTTCTCCACCTTCGTTTTAACACAACACAGGATATGATGATGTTATATCATATTCCAAAGCATTTTCCACAAAATTAAACATCTAATCAATACAATTTGCTTATTTAAATTTTGTCACAAAGCTGACAATCGACATGATGAACAGTTGTTGTGGTGCAGAGGTACAGGTCACTTCATCATCAGATGACGGATCGGATTAGTTTGACCATACGTCTGAAACTCTCCTCTGGCGAGACGCACAGCTCGAGTTGACAAAACTAACTCTTGAAATAAATACTAAATATGTGTTCACACATGCATTTCCATGAGTTCTAGTCAGTTATTTCATTCAGGAGAAGCTTAGCATTTGGCATCCCGTAATCTAGAACTGCAACGTACCTTCAGCTCCTGTAGTTGGTCTGGTTCATAGAGCTGACCGGAAACGGCCTGTGCAAGAAAGGCATCGAGCTCATGCCTCTGTAGAATTCGTGCTCCAGGCCACTGCATCATATACCTGACAGAATACATTGCAATCATTTATATTTAAGACACAGGGAGAATGGCCTCCAATAAAATCTCAGATACTCATGCCTGCGATTACCTGAGTACACAGCACATGAGCAGCAGGTGTTGTGGGACATGTGCAGGGTTGAGTAGGGCCGGACAGTCTGATCGAAGGCAGGCCAGGAAAGCTCTGGTTCTCCTGGAGCGGTCCTCGCTGGCGCGGCCCAACCATAGGCGTCGCAGGTTTGGACAGGTCCACTCTCGGAAACACATGGCTGGTACGAGCTCAGGAGTCAGCGCTGACTTTGCTTTGCTACTGCTCCACTCTTTGACTATAACAGGGGGAACTGAAGAAAAAAGGCAAGGACCAAAGTCTAAGTCGGAATACTATCAACACTTTAACAGATATGAGTGACGCACTTCAGTGTTGGAAGGCCATACTGAGATTTGAGTGTTAAGTTCTAAGAGTCGGGCCTGAAAACTCCAAGTGAATTGGTTTCTGAAGCCATCATAATCATGAAAAGTTAGGAGTCTCATGGGTAAGCATTTTACCCATGATGACGCATGATATTAATCGTGTCCTGCGGGAGTCAAGAAAATAATTTGTATGCAGAAGCATAACATAACTTCCACAGCACTACTCGCTACCTGTTTTTCAGCACCTACGCTGTAGTTTATTCTTGGTCTCAAATTCAATTCTATGACATACCTTCTAAAGGAGCCCTTTTCCGAAGTGACAGCCTCTCCATACGCCGATGAGTTTCAGCCAGACTGAAGAGGACACCGTAAGCATATTGTCTGGCACCGCGGAACAGCAGAGAGGCAGGGGGCAGGTCTGAGGACTCGTCCTCAATACACACTGgcattttcatttcaccctGTTGAGAGAATGTTTAGTAGGAGCAGGTCTTCAGACGAATAGGAGGGAGATAATACAAAGTGATTTACCTTTGTCAAAATGTGGTATATCTGTGGGTACATCAGTCCTCTTCTGTGTCTGTGTTCAGCAACTCGTAGAACCTCAGCACTAACCTGCAAATACACGCACATTAACATCTTCTAGGCCCAGAAGATCACGTTAGTTTATCACAAAAGAGACCAGACCTGAGGAAGGGGGGGTGTGGTGATGTCCATGTGACTTCGAGTCGCCATAGACAACAATGACGGAATGTTTGAGCCACTCCCGTTGCCGTGGGACTCCTCCCCAGTGGCAGGGCCCCCTTGACCAGCAGGGTCCTCCCAATGAGAAGATTTGTCTGTCAAATGgctaaaagaaagacagtgcaTTGCTTAGACCTATGTGTATCTGGATGCTGAACAGCCACATGTGAAAACATGTACATTTACACAACACGTCTTTGTGTAGTCAACGGTCTTCAGACTTATAACAATTATGGTGTAGTGTTGAATGCTAAGCCGTTTGAAAATAATTATTGGCTTTTTGAGTAAATTCAAGGAAGGAATCTGCAATACAGAGTGGAGCAATATTTGTTATAATTTGAACATTGCTTCACACTGCAGGACATTTCATCTAACCAACGCTGCTGAAACTCTTACAACAGGGAAGAAAACCCTGCAGGGCCCATGATATCTTATTATCATCATCTTACTTTGCATTGTTGTCGTTGGGCTCATCTCCGTCTGATGACGAGGACGGAGAAGGAGATGGTCCAGACTGAGTTTCTGTGTGGTGATTTGGTACCCGACTTCCTCCCTGAGAGGAATCATAGGGAGCTGACCAGTCAGAGAAACCAATTTTGTCCGTCAGTGAATCGTTACAGTCGTGTggaggtgggttctggaacaaATGGGCAGGCCCGGGTCCATATGGAGTATTTGAATAGGGTGGCTTAAACCCCGGtccggggggcgggggggcctGATGTGGAGGAAGAAAGCAataagagacagaaaaaaaaaaaaaacagtattcaATAGGGATGTCGAAATTAAAGTACGAATCAATGAGACTAATGTGACTAAAACTAACATCATTTACATTACATGAATTAGAGTCATTATCTTTTATATACTTTATATGTGCATTATTTTCAtcgccagagtttccactactctgaatgtatttgaaattcttacaaaATTTTAagtagtttaaataaggtgatataaaaacttgaatatagccaccatcgtgatttattgagccattgtcaaactgatgcaaaataaacaatattttgttctgtaaatgtacgtatgggtccatcatttgattcagtaatataccaaattcattcaaattggaaaaatgtggcttcttgtgactAATATTCTTccacgattaaactgcgattaatttagattaattcatcacacattctgcagttaactagattattttctTATAATATAATACCACCCTAGTTTAAATATCAGagttaatatataatatttcacTCTCTCATAAAACCCTGTCGTGAATATTCAGCCAGTTCAAATTTGGGGATCAATTGTGGTGTCTGCCTGCAATTTACAATTAATTTGGACAAGCCATGAAAAAATCCattaaattgatttaaaaaatgatttagtGATGGATTGATTTGTCATTTTATATTGGGAAAAAGGCAACCGAGGCAACTCAGAAACCACAGGCAGATTCACCAGGCAATAGCAGAGCCAAAAAACGTAATGGGCCCTAAATTAATTTATAAAAACTGCTGATTTCATATTTGAAGAACAGACAGCTGAAGAGAAATGTTAACAATTGAATCTTAACCTGAATATGCATGAACCATGTATTGTTGCTAAAAGCAGTCCATAAAAGGTCTACAAATTAGAACCCTGCATGGATACGTAGCTTTAGAAAAGTTAGAAAGGATAGATTATACAAGACAGTTAACcaacttcatttatttcatgtatttacatcattaaaatggaatattttttGAGCCACCACTATTTGTGTAAACACTGCATGCAGCATCTGTTTATTTCTAAATGTCTTTGAACGTGTTTGGAATGTACCTGATTCCTGCCAGGCAGCATAGGTCCCATATGGCCAGGTGGTCCAGCAAATGGCACGGGTCCAAACCCAGGTACTatgaaaaaagaacatttttagaCTCATTGAACCAAGTTGCACATGAGAGCTCAGCAAATGGGACACTCACAAATGACGTTTGAAGGCCCCATGTTCGGAGAACGTGGCTTGGAGGAAGTGGAGAAATATTCCACAGCTTTCTTGAAACGGGCGACCTTATCCTCAATGCGTGACTGAAAGGAAAGCACACATTTGAAGTACATTATTATTGAGAAATAGACATAACTGAAGCCATCCAATTTCTAAAACAATGACACCAAACAAATCATGAATgactagggatgggtgataacttTTTGTCCACGATATCCcgtcaaacacaatctccacgatgacaatccAGCATCTCATGATAAAGTCAATAAGCATGCGCCTCACACACTGCACTGGACCTGCATACAAGGACACGACGAGACCGTTGATGGCGtgccgtgctctccagctccgcctcTGGCATGTGACAGTTGTAGAGAGTGTGGTgaactttggttcacgatcgtacaTTTAAACTTacttttaatacagggaacctttgataacgACACTGGTCGACTACGAGTCTCTGgatccttgtttattttattacatgtgaaaaggtttttcaccacacaagacaaaaggactgacagtttatgTCATCTCTGCTGTGTcatatgactaaatgattatttcttcaatagcatctaggaactgagtccagactgctccacagttcaagtcaactgttcagagacatgagatacagcagacagacagctcaatttaacccctaaataaactggcagagcagtctgtcagacaccagcggcttctaccggaaacctgaaacactgaatttctcatctctacacttggttcaCTATATATGTTGGAGACAAAcgccactaataagtttcatcataaaaacagtttcaagagcgACTGTGGTTTGACagggaatagaatgaaaatgtatttatcgtgacaATTATCGtttacatttatcgtgataagtttttttgtccatatcgcccatccctactaaTGACTGATAAATATTTGGCAAGAAACATGTCGTGATACAGTTTacagtgattcattcattttcagccaCTTTTCTCTGTAGGGCCTTATGGTGGTGACACCCCCGACATGCTGCGAGTCCAGTGCAGGGCAAATACCATCGACAAGGACAGCTACCTAAATCCATCAAGCTTGTCTCTTCATAAGCATTTAAATTATTGAGCAAAACTAATGGTGATTCTAAAATTCAGCCACATGGATCACACACTTGTGAAAGACTTCAAGACTTTAAGTCAGGTGTTGATCACTGATCTGGTTAAAAACAGATTACAACTATGACAGCACTCAGACTTGTACAGTATCTCCCCCAAATGCAGAAATTGTCTGCACTATTATAGCGTGACAACTCATCGTCGAACAAGGCACTCTGTCAAACATTGGAAATGAGTGTTTGAATACTGTTGCTGGAAGAAAGGAACAAGTGACACCAGTATGCAGTGGCAGACAACCCTCTTCCTCAGATATCAAACCTCAAATACCAATGGAGTAGCACCTCAACAAaatctgcagctgctggtcaTGTCTTTGAAACTGTTCCTCTCCTCCAAAACCTGAACGACGGTTCTTTATCTTTCAATACAACAGTTAGCCACGGTTAAAAAGTTGCTCTATGAAGTCTCTATGTGGCACCGTTGTGTCGTCAACCCTATGACACTCGACAGGTTACAAGAGCCCACTGAAATGATGATCTCCACTAACAT
This portion of the Synchiropus splendidus isolate RoL2022-P1 chromosome 18, RoL_Sspl_1.0, whole genome shotgun sequence genome encodes:
- the fam120c gene encoding constitutive coactivator of PPAR-gamma-like protein 2 translates to MGVQGFQEYLEKRCPGAAVPVDLLKLARTTARQPSHHHHHPHHHPHHPGPMPPPPARILIDADSGLQRLYGGYQTDWVCGGEWTAMLGYLAALSQACLYQGGLELVVVFNGTLGKERWPEWARRAQGQRQTAQLIVNHVGSKATPPPRAWFLPPACLSHCVRLAMFRFRVRVVQTLEDHHQEVLSLYRDYGFAGLIAQDSEFALCNVPAYFSSHALKLSWNGKNLTTHQYLLSEAARQLGLKIQHLPCFAALLGNHILPDEDLAAFHWSLLGPEHPLASLKVRAHQLVLPPCEVVIKAVSDYVSSIKDLGNLDAIARDVFKQSQSRIEDKVARFKKAVEYFSTSSKPRSPNMGPSNVILPGFGPVPFAGPPGHMGPMLPGRNQAPPPPGPGFKPPYSNTPYGPGPAHLFQNPPPHDCNDSLTDKIGFSDWSAPYDSSQGGSRVPNHHTETQSGPSPSPSSSSDGDEPNDNNANHLTDKSSHWEDPAGQGGPATGEESHGNGSGSNIPSLLSMATRSHMDITTPPLPQVSAEVLRVAEHRHRRGLMYPQIYHILTKGEMKMPVCIEDESSDLPPASLLFRGARQYAYGVLFSLAETHRRMERLSLRKRAPLEVPPVIVKEWSSSKAKSALTPELVPAMCFREWTCPNLRRLWLGRASEDRSRRTRAFLACLRSDCPALLNPAHVPQHLLLMCCVLRYMMQWPGARILQRHELDAFLAQAVSGQLYEPDQLQELKVEKVDARGVQLAALFMAGVDTALFINDVCGQPLPWEHCCPWGFFDGKLFQSKLSRAARDRAALLDMCEGQEELVSKVEKMRLAILEGINLSRPPPLPPPLPPPAFLPPTMVPPFYPMPPLYPPRPMGAMPPHHHPHHPAPHRPRAFPGIQSIPPQGGKLEIAGMVVGQWAGNKPVRGRGGFNMQVVSVGAGKGRGKEIPTKLRGGKKAVAGRPQMSPPPTSSPPKSSDEAEPPPEVAIQQLNGGSAASAIGQPLELAPLVQPIPCALASRDNQSEGVEVEPPCCLDDCPSDGALQTEE